The proteins below are encoded in one region of Fibrella aestuarina BUZ 2:
- a CDS encoding DUF4394 domain-containing protein — MLNYLSTRKAIGFVALGALLTLGACDHRTPPDPSILPDVTIYALNDANQLIQTNVRNPNAPTATVGLTGLQQGEQLVGIDFRPATGQLYGISNQSRLYIINQMTGVARAIGNTLSPTLTGTPVGFDFNPTVDRIRVTTAQGQNLRLNPETGAVQATDGSINGVPNATITAVAYTNNRSGVTTTTLYDIDPVTDQLYIQNPPNDGRLVPVGPLGLDVTAVGGFDIAPDGRALAATVFNGQSELSQVDLSTGKLQKLGNLPGNIIGLAIPAEAVAYAVDGNNNLHIFNPLAPSPIIKPLTGLQSGESIYGIDFRPVNGQLYALGSTSRLYTINVSSGAATAVATLSTPLTGTTFGFDFNPTVDRIRIVSSTGQNLRVNPADGVAVVDGAINGASTNISASAYTNNFAGAGSTTLYSLDNATGNLYTQAPPNNGTQVMVGSLGLGTFEAANGFDIGGMSGMAYALLRVNNAVSVYRINLTNGTATLVTALPSSPEIRGMAVGLGF, encoded by the coding sequence ATGCTCAACTACCTGTCTACCCGTAAAGCGATTGGTTTTGTGGCGCTGGGTGCGCTGCTCACACTAGGCGCCTGCGATCACCGCACACCCCCCGATCCGTCTATTCTGCCCGACGTAACGATTTACGCGCTGAACGACGCGAACCAACTTATTCAGACCAATGTCCGTAACCCAAATGCTCCAACGGCTACCGTTGGCCTGACGGGCCTGCAACAGGGCGAACAACTGGTCGGTATTGATTTTCGGCCGGCAACGGGTCAGCTGTATGGCATCTCGAACCAGAGCCGCCTGTATATCATCAACCAGATGACGGGGGTAGCACGGGCCATTGGCAATACGCTTTCGCCCACGCTGACCGGTACGCCCGTTGGCTTTGATTTCAACCCTACCGTCGACCGGATTCGGGTAACAACGGCACAGGGCCAGAACCTCCGCCTGAACCCGGAAACGGGTGCCGTTCAGGCAACTGACGGTTCGATCAACGGCGTTCCTAACGCGACTATCACGGCGGTGGCCTACACCAACAACCGGTCGGGCGTAACGACGACGACGCTGTATGACATCGACCCGGTTACGGATCAATTGTACATCCAGAATCCGCCAAACGACGGCCGCCTGGTGCCTGTTGGCCCGCTGGGTCTTGATGTTACGGCGGTGGGTGGTTTCGATATCGCACCGGATGGCCGGGCGCTAGCCGCAACCGTGTTCAACGGGCAATCGGAGCTCTCGCAGGTTGACCTGAGCACGGGTAAGCTGCAAAAGCTGGGCAATCTGCCGGGCAACATCATTGGCCTCGCCATTCCGGCGGAGGCGGTTGCCTATGCCGTTGACGGCAATAACAACCTGCACATTTTCAACCCACTGGCACCCAGCCCGATTATCAAACCGCTGACGGGCCTGCAATCGGGCGAAAGCATCTATGGTATCGACTTCCGGCCGGTCAATGGGCAATTGTACGCTCTGGGCAGCACCAGCCGCCTTTACACGATCAACGTATCGAGCGGCGCCGCTACGGCGGTTGCGACGTTGAGCACACCGCTAACCGGCACCACGTTCGGCTTCGATTTCAACCCCACGGTTGACCGTATCCGGATTGTGAGCAGCACGGGCCAAAACCTGCGCGTGAACCCGGCCGATGGCGTTGCCGTAGTGGATGGCGCGATCAACGGCGCATCAACCAACATCTCGGCGTCGGCCTACACCAACAACTTTGCAGGCGCTGGCTCGACTACGCTCTACAGCCTCGACAACGCAACGGGCAACCTGTACACGCAGGCACCACCCAACAACGGCACGCAGGTAATGGTCGGCTCATTGGGTCTGGGTACGTTTGAAGCGGCCAACGGGTTTGATATCGGTGGTATGTCGGGCATGGCTTATGCACTGCTGCGGGTGAATAACGCCGTCAGTGTATACCGCATCAACCTGACTAACGGCACGGCTACGCTGGTGACGGCGCTGCCGAGCAGCCCCGAAATTCGCGGGATGGCGGTTGGTCTGGGCTTCTAG